The following are encoded together in the Pedobacter sp. D749 genome:
- a CDS encoding nitroreductase family protein — protein MSLIDALNWRYAVKKMNGQPVEQEKVDKIIAAAHLAPTSSGLQPFKVVVVTNQELKEKIAPIAFNQSQVIDSSHLLIFAANENYTEEGIDAVFNRMNAERGLPLDTTDAYKAQLKGMILSRTAEENFNHAARQAYIAFGIAIAEAAVLKVDATPMEGFNGPALDELLGLDKKGLKSVTLLPLGNRDEAGDWLVNLKKVRSPKEEFLIEFK, from the coding sequence ATGAGCTTAATAGATGCACTTAACTGGCGTTATGCCGTTAAGAAAATGAACGGTCAACCTGTTGAACAGGAAAAAGTTGATAAAATTATTGCAGCAGCACATTTGGCGCCTACATCATCCGGCTTACAGCCTTTTAAAGTGGTTGTAGTAACCAACCAGGAATTAAAAGAGAAAATTGCGCCGATTGCTTTTAACCAATCGCAAGTAATTGATTCTTCTCACTTATTGATTTTCGCGGCAAACGAAAATTATACAGAAGAAGGTATTGATGCCGTTTTTAACAGAATGAATGCAGAGCGTGGCTTACCACTGGATACGACAGATGCTTACAAAGCACAACTTAAAGGCATGATTTTATCCAGAACGGCGGAAGAAAACTTCAACCATGCAGCCCGTCAGGCTTATATTGCTTTCGGTATTGCCATTGCTGAAGCGGCTGTATTAAAAGTTGATGCTACGCCAATGGAAGGTTTTAACGGCCCTGCCTTAGATGAACTTTTAGGTTTAGATAAAAAAGGCTTAAAAAGTGTTACCCTATTGCCATTAGGAAACAGGGATGAAGCCGGCGATTGGTTGGTAAATCTTAAAAAAGTGCGTTCACCTAAAGAAGAATTCCTGATCGAGTTTAAATAA
- a CDS encoding rhomboid family intramembrane serine protease has translation MNNTFKDLKYKVFQSGNPLFFYIGINVMLFLLIAIIGVFSKLSGHGNIIDLFVSDYLGLPASISKLPERFYTLFTYMFIHDGILHILFNMLGLFWFGNIFMNFLKSRQFHFVYLAGGIFGGLFAVAALNIFPLYASGLAGVTIVGASAAVMAIIFASATLVPNYTIMLLFFGEVKIKWIAIIYFVLDFIAIGSVNAGGSLAHIGGALLGFTFIKSLQNGRDWSKLFERKPKLKVVRNEKPVKKPEFKGGVSQQEIDTILDKISTSGYDKLTAVEKEKLFKASKD, from the coding sequence ATGAATAATACTTTTAAAGATTTAAAATACAAGGTTTTTCAATCGGGCAATCCATTATTCTTCTACATTGGGATTAATGTAATGCTATTTTTATTGATCGCCATTATTGGCGTATTTAGCAAGCTAAGCGGCCATGGTAATATTATCGATTTATTTGTAAGCGATTATTTAGGTTTACCAGCCAGCATTTCGAAACTACCTGAGCGCTTTTATACCCTGTTTACCTACATGTTTATTCATGACGGGATTCTTCACATCCTGTTTAATATGCTCGGCTTATTTTGGTTCGGCAATATATTCATGAATTTCTTAAAAAGCCGTCAGTTTCATTTTGTATACCTGGCAGGTGGTATTTTTGGTGGTTTGTTTGCCGTTGCTGCATTAAATATATTCCCGCTTTATGCCAGCGGCCTGGCCGGCGTAACCATTGTTGGCGCATCAGCCGCAGTAATGGCCATCATTTTTGCTTCTGCAACACTGGTACCGAATTACACCATTATGTTACTTTTCTTTGGTGAGGTTAAAATTAAATGGATTGCCATTATCTATTTTGTGCTCGATTTTATTGCGATCGGCTCCGTAAATGCAGGTGGAAGTTTAGCGCATATTGGTGGTGCACTTTTAGGTTTCACCTTTATTAAAAGTTTGCAAAACGGAAGGGACTGGAGCAAACTCTTTGAGCGTAAGCCGAAACTAAAAGTTGTTCGGAATGAAAAACCTGTTAAAAAACCCGAATTCAAAGGTGGCGTTTCTCAACAGGAAATAGATACCATTTTAGACAAAATATCGACTTCAGGGTACGATAAATTAACAGCGGTAGAAAAAGAAAAACTATTTAAGGCAAGTAAAGATTAA
- a CDS encoding endonuclease/exonuclease/phosphatase family protein: protein MATNKKKYSFLDKLLLPVAIMLAIALLLGVLAGNMDPRKHAIIAFFGLAYPFVLFVNIIFLVWWFLSKKWIFAIATILVIALGAKTLKATFAIGGNEGGTEKADNSIRMMTYNVHSFKLYGEDNTESVKEKMLQVVKDQNPDIICFQEFFTRYKGAFDTVDSLKALLNTKYYYFVPTNKNDYEATGLAIFSKFPIKDSGKIPFVEGFPGNMSIYTDLNIKGKTLRVYNVHFQSISFEKQDYEYLDKVKEMNTELQPSKRILRMLKSAFLKRSGQVDIMKKEMATCKTPYLIAGDFNDTPASYVVTQITAGLNNSFIKKGNGFGKTYNGKFPNFQIDYIATSKELEVLNYKITQAKLSDHFPVRSDLRFIP, encoded by the coding sequence ATGGCCACGAACAAGAAGAAATATAGTTTTCTGGATAAACTCCTTTTGCCTGTTGCCATTATGTTGGCAATCGCTTTGCTATTGGGGGTTCTTGCCGGAAATATGGACCCAAGAAAACATGCCATTATTGCTTTTTTCGGTCTTGCCTATCCTTTCGTTTTATTCGTTAACATTATCTTCCTCGTTTGGTGGTTTTTAAGCAAAAAATGGATTTTTGCCATCGCAACCATTCTGGTGATCGCACTCGGTGCTAAAACTTTAAAAGCCACCTTTGCCATTGGTGGCAATGAGGGAGGCACTGAAAAAGCAGACAATAGCATCAGAATGATGACTTACAACGTGCATAGCTTTAAACTATACGGCGAAGACAATACCGAATCGGTGAAAGAAAAAATGCTTCAGGTGGTGAAAGATCAAAACCCTGATATTATTTGCTTTCAAGAATTTTTTACCCGTTACAAAGGTGCTTTTGATACCGTTGACAGCCTTAAAGCACTGTTAAATACAAAATACTACTACTTTGTACCTACTAATAAAAATGATTACGAAGCAACCGGCTTAGCTATATTTTCTAAATTTCCGATTAAAGATTCGGGTAAAATTCCTTTTGTTGAAGGTTTTCCCGGCAACATGAGTATTTACACCGATTTAAACATTAAAGGAAAAACATTAAGGGTTTACAATGTGCATTTTCAATCCATCTCTTTTGAAAAACAGGATTACGAATACCTCGATAAGGTTAAGGAAATGAATACCGAACTGCAACCATCCAAACGGATTTTAAGAATGCTGAAAAGTGCCTTTTTGAAACGCAGCGGTCAGGTAGATATTATGAAAAAGGAAATGGCAACCTGCAAAACACCTTACCTTATTGCGGGCGATTTTAACGATACGCCGGCATCTTACGTGGTTACCCAAATTACAGCCGGATTAAACAATAGTTTTATTAAAAAGGGCAACGGCTTTGGTAAAACCTATAATGGCAAATTTCCTAATTTCCAGATTGATTATATTGCCACTTCTAAAGAACTTGAGGTATTAAATTACAAAATCACCCAGGCTAAATTATCCGACCACTTTCCGGTGCGCAGCGATTTGAGGTTTATTCCCTAA